From Sphingomonas nostoxanthinifaciens, a single genomic window includes:
- a CDS encoding mechanosensitive ion channel family protein — MEQFIANLPGWVRGVGIIVVTVGVALAAHRLAMMAMGRAARRTTTQTDDLLLKRLRRPSRWLLVAFALTAIQPTLDLNAQGHAAWRQVAGILVPALIGWLAVAILRAGNDIVEVKADMTVEDNLNARRRRTRAAILHRIAVFLVLAVTACLILMSIPSIRSIGVTLIASAGLAALAVGAAAQPALKNLIAGLQMAFTEPIRIDDVVIMDGEWGRIEEIRLTYVVIKIWDERRLVVPVSKFLEESFQNWTRQTSQLLGSVFWYLDPAADIPRLRVKLGEIVSANKRWDGRFFNLQVTDMKNDAIEVRALMTAKDAAIAFDLRCDVREALLDYIRAEMPEAILRRRGEIVNERSGMAATMP, encoded by the coding sequence ATGGAGCAGTTCATAGCCAATTTGCCCGGATGGGTCCGGGGCGTCGGCATCATCGTCGTCACCGTGGGCGTCGCGCTGGCGGCGCATCGGCTGGCGATGATGGCGATGGGCCGCGCCGCGCGGCGCACCACGACCCAGACCGACGATCTGCTGCTCAAGCGGCTGCGTCGGCCGAGCCGCTGGCTGCTCGTCGCCTTCGCGCTGACGGCGATCCAGCCGACGCTCGACCTCAACGCGCAAGGCCATGCCGCGTGGCGGCAGGTCGCGGGCATCCTCGTGCCGGCGCTGATCGGCTGGCTGGCGGTGGCGATCCTGCGCGCTGGCAACGACATCGTCGAGGTCAAGGCGGACATGACCGTCGAGGACAATCTGAACGCCCGCCGCCGCCGCACGCGGGCAGCGATCCTGCACCGGATCGCGGTGTTCCTCGTGCTGGCGGTGACGGCCTGCCTGATCCTGATGAGCATTCCCAGCATCCGCTCGATCGGGGTGACGCTGATCGCCTCGGCCGGCCTCGCCGCGCTCGCGGTCGGCGCAGCGGCTCAGCCGGCGCTCAAGAACCTGATCGCCGGATTGCAGATGGCGTTCACCGAGCCGATCCGGATCGACGACGTCGTCATCATGGACGGCGAATGGGGGCGGATCGAGGAGATTCGCCTCACCTACGTCGTCATCAAGATCTGGGACGAGCGGCGGCTGGTCGTGCCGGTCTCGAAGTTTCTCGAGGAGAGCTTCCAGAACTGGACGCGCCAGACCAGCCAGTTGCTCGGCAGCGTCTTCTGGTATCTCGATCCGGCGGCGGACATTCCACGCTTGCGGGTGAAGCTCGGCGAGATCGTGAGCGCGAACAAGCGCTGGGACGGGCGCTTCTTCAACCTCCAGGTCACCGACATGAAGAACGATGCGATCGAGGTGCGCGCGCTGATGACGGCGAAGGATGCGGCGATCGCGTTCGACCTGCGCTGCGACGTGCGCGAGGCGCTGCTCGATTACATTCGCGCCGAAATGCCGGAAGCGATCTTGCGTAGACGCGGCGAGATTGTAAACGAACGATCCGGAATGGCTGCCACAATGCCGTGA
- a CDS encoding OPT family oligopeptide transporter, with the protein MTARSHANELTLRGVVLGCLITLAFTAANLYLGLKIGLTFATSIPAAVISMALLRGFRSSNIFENNIVQTIASAAGTLSSIGFVLPGLVMTGWWSGFDYWTSFWVCAIGGLLGVLFSVPLRRALVTGSDLPYPEGVAAAAVLEVGSETAEGAAESKAGLRVIVVGSIASAAYAALAATQIAASEVSRWFRIGAVGSGFDATLSFALIGAGHLVGLTVGVAIFAGLVLGFGIVTPFLTWLHGQPDMAEMIWRHDVRFFGAGLIGISAIWTLGQLVMPIARGLSESLAASRQRKAGTTALAIEEQDIPLGLLGLGLAALLLPIAWVLWRFVAAGPLAPYALPLAAMGVVYVVIAGAIVAAVCGYMAGLIGASNSPVSGLGILGIVGAGLLLALFVQPHVPAGATPHLVAFAIFLTALIFSAATIANDNLQDLKTGQLVGATPWKQQVALMIGVIAGSLVIPFVLGLLNRAYGFAPLVGAPPANPLGAPQATLIATLAKGVLGAGLDWSVIGAGAAAGAVLIVIDAALKRRGGMHLPPLAVGLGVYLPMGATLPVVIGAVIGHLYERRTRTEAAQRTGVLLASGFIVGDGLFGVALAGLIVATGSGAPLALVGTSFATPGIVIGLALFAGLLAVLYRWTARVSARLG; encoded by the coding sequence ATGACCGCGCGCTCGCATGCCAACGAACTCACCCTGCGCGGCGTCGTGCTGGGGTGCCTCATCACCCTCGCCTTCACCGCCGCGAATCTGTATCTCGGCTTGAAGATCGGCCTGACGTTCGCGACGTCGATACCGGCCGCCGTGATCTCGATGGCGCTGCTGCGCGGCTTCCGCAGTTCGAACATCTTCGAGAACAACATCGTCCAGACGATCGCCAGCGCGGCGGGCACATTGTCGTCGATCGGCTTCGTGCTGCCCGGCCTCGTGATGACCGGCTGGTGGAGCGGCTTCGATTACTGGACCAGCTTCTGGGTGTGCGCGATCGGCGGGCTTCTGGGCGTGCTGTTCTCGGTGCCGCTGCGGCGCGCGCTCGTCACCGGATCGGACCTGCCCTATCCCGAAGGCGTCGCCGCCGCGGCGGTGCTGGAGGTCGGCAGCGAGACCGCCGAGGGCGCAGCCGAGAGCAAGGCGGGACTGCGCGTGATCGTCGTCGGCAGCATCGCATCGGCCGCTTATGCCGCGCTCGCGGCGACCCAGATCGCCGCATCGGAGGTGTCGCGCTGGTTCCGCATCGGCGCGGTCGGCAGCGGCTTCGACGCGACCCTCTCGTTCGCGCTGATCGGCGCTGGCCATCTGGTCGGGCTGACGGTCGGCGTCGCGATCTTCGCGGGGCTGGTGCTCGGCTTCGGCATCGTCACGCCGTTCCTCACGTGGTTGCACGGCCAGCCCGACATGGCCGAGATGATCTGGCGGCACGACGTGCGCTTCTTCGGCGCGGGGCTGATCGGCATCTCCGCGATCTGGACGCTCGGCCAGCTCGTCATGCCGATCGCGCGCGGCCTGTCCGAATCGCTTGCCGCCAGCCGCCAGCGCAAGGCGGGCACCACCGCGCTGGCGATCGAGGAGCAGGATATCCCGCTCGGTCTGCTCGGCCTCGGGCTGGCGGCATTGCTGCTGCCGATCGCGTGGGTGCTGTGGCGCTTCGTCGCGGCGGGCCCCCTCGCCCCCTACGCGCTGCCGCTGGCGGCGATGGGCGTCGTCTACGTGGTGATCGCAGGCGCGATCGTGGCGGCGGTGTGCGGCTATATGGCGGGGCTGATCGGCGCGTCGAACAGCCCGGTCTCGGGGCTCGGCATCCTCGGCATCGTCGGCGCGGGGCTGCTGCTCGCTTTGTTCGTGCAGCCGCACGTGCCGGCTGGCGCGACCCCGCACCTCGTCGCCTTCGCGATCTTCCTGACGGCGCTGATCTTCTCGGCGGCGACGATCGCCAACGACAATCTGCAGGATCTGAAGACCGGCCAGCTGGTCGGCGCGACCCCGTGGAAGCAGCAGGTGGCGCTGATGATCGGCGTGATCGCCGGATCGCTGGTGATCCCGTTCGTGCTGGGCCTGCTCAACCGCGCTTATGGCTTCGCGCCGCTGGTGGGTGCGCCACCGGCCAATCCGCTCGGCGCGCCGCAGGCCACTTTGATCGCCACGCTTGCCAAGGGCGTGCTGGGTGCTGGGCTCGACTGGTCGGTGATCGGCGCGGGCGCGGCGGCCGGCGCGGTGCTGATCGTGATCGATGCGGCGCTCAAGCGGCGCGGGGGTATGCACCTGCCGCCGCTGGCGGTGGGCCTCGGCGTCTATCTGCCGATGGGGGCGACGCTGCCGGTGGTGATCGGCGCGGTGATCGGCCACCTCTACGAGCGGCGCACGCGGACCGAGGCGGCGCAGCGCACCGGCGTGCTGCTCGCTTCGGGCTTCATCGTCGGCGATGGGCTGTTCGGCGTGGCGCTGGCAGGACTGATCGTCGCGACCGGCAGCGGTGCGCCGCTCGCGCTCGTAGGCACCAGCTTCGCGACGCCGGGGATCGTGATCGGTCTCGCGCTGTTCGCGGGGTTGCTGGCGGTGCTCTACCGCTGGACGGCGCGGGTCTCGGCGCGACTCGGCTGA
- a CDS encoding molybdenum cofactor biosynthesis protein MoaE: protein MTTVRVQHAPFDVGAELALLDRLGGGAVASFTGIVRGQGGLVELFLEHHPVMTAAALQRFVDEAEARWPLVGATVIHRCGALAPGEAIVLVATASLHRAAALDACAYLIDRLKVAAPFWKRERFADGTERWVEARVEDDRAAASWQDQPSRAETRAVQR, encoded by the coding sequence ATGACGACCGTGCGCGTCCAGCACGCGCCGTTCGACGTCGGCGCGGAACTGGCGCTGCTCGACCGGCTCGGCGGGGGCGCGGTGGCGAGCTTTACCGGCATCGTCCGCGGGCAGGGCGGGCTGGTCGAACTGTTCCTCGAACATCATCCGGTCATGACGGCGGCGGCGCTGCAGCGCTTCGTCGATGAGGCCGAGGCGCGATGGCCGTTGGTGGGCGCGACCGTGATCCACCGCTGCGGCGCGCTGGCGCCGGGCGAGGCGATCGTGCTGGTCGCGACCGCCTCGCTCCACCGCGCGGCCGCGCTCGACGCCTGCGCTTATCTGATCGACCGGCTGAAGGTCGCGGCGCCGTTCTGGAAGCGCGAGCGCTTCGCCGACGGCACCGAGCGCTGGGTCGAGGCGCGCGTCGAGGACGATCGCGCCGCCGCCAGCTGGCAGGATCAGCCGAGTCGCGCCGAGACCCGCGCCGTCCAGCGGTAG
- the moaD gene encoding molybdopterin converting factor subunit 1, with protein MAVEILYFAWVREQVGVPSETIEPPTDVRDVAGLIAWLSTRSPGHAAAFADTGRLRAAIDQAFVPLDAPIAGAREIAIFPPVTGG; from the coding sequence GTGGCGGTGGAGATCCTCTATTTCGCGTGGGTGCGCGAGCAGGTCGGCGTACCATCCGAGACGATCGAGCCGCCGACGGATGTACGGGATGTCGCCGGGCTGATCGCCTGGCTGTCGACGCGCAGCCCCGGCCACGCCGCGGCGTTCGCCGATACGGGCCGCCTGCGCGCCGCGATCGACCAGGCGTTCGTGCCGCTCGACGCCCCGATCGCCGGCGCGCGCGAGATCGCCATCTTCCCGCCGGTGACGGGCGGATGA
- the pgsA gene encoding CDP-diacylglycerol--glycerol-3-phosphate 3-phosphatidyltransferase, producing the protein MLTLPNILTLSRILAMPVLVALLWYPGRGDYAAVFVLYVLVGITDYFDGYLARAQGTVSKLGIFLDPIADKIMVATVIVMLVFTRAIDGWPVIAALIILLREIAVSGLREFLAGVRVSLPVSQLAKWKTTFQLVSLGAIILAGALPEAAWINLVGLTCLWAAAALTLVTGWDYLRIGLKHMD; encoded by the coding sequence GTGCTGACGCTTCCGAACATCCTCACGCTGTCGCGCATCCTGGCGATGCCGGTGCTGGTCGCATTGCTGTGGTATCCGGGCCGCGGCGATTATGCCGCGGTGTTCGTGCTCTACGTGCTGGTCGGCATCACCGATTATTTCGACGGCTATCTCGCGCGTGCGCAGGGCACGGTGTCGAAGCTCGGCATCTTCCTCGATCCGATCGCCGACAAGATCATGGTCGCGACGGTGATCGTGATGCTGGTGTTCACCCGCGCGATCGACGGCTGGCCGGTGATCGCGGCGCTCATCATCCTGCTGCGCGAGATCGCCGTATCGGGCCTGCGCGAATTCCTGGCGGGCGTGCGGGTGTCGCTGCCGGTGAGCCAGCTCGCCAAGTGGAAGACGACGTTCCAGCTGGTATCGCTGGGCGCGATCATCCTCGCCGGGGCGCTGCCGGAGGCGGCGTGGATCAATCTGGTCGGCCTGACGTGCCTGTGGGCCGCGGCGGCGCTGACGCTCGTCACCGGCTGGGATTATCTGCGCATCGGCCTGAAGCACATGGACTGA
- a CDS encoding GNAT family N-acetyltransferase, translating to MTQRLRLRPHRLDDLAGRAAMVAEPSTMHHVGGAQDAEENHARILRYAGHWALRGFGAFAIEEQESGRFAGECGLAFFHRGLGDDFDHSPEAMWLLAGWAEGHGFAYEAMSGVIDWHDRHREPQPLVCLVAVDNVRSLVLAARLGFHPFRDALYRGHPVVLHRRTAPFPNGGEPG from the coding sequence GTGACGCAGCGCCTGCGGCTCAGGCCGCACCGGCTCGACGATCTCGCCGGGCGTGCGGCGATGGTCGCTGAGCCGTCGACCATGCACCATGTCGGCGGCGCGCAGGATGCCGAGGAGAATCACGCCCGCATCCTGCGCTATGCCGGCCATTGGGCGCTGCGCGGCTTCGGCGCGTTCGCGATCGAGGAGCAGGAAAGCGGACGCTTCGCGGGGGAATGCGGCCTCGCTTTCTTCCACCGCGGCCTCGGCGACGATTTCGATCACTCGCCCGAGGCGATGTGGCTGCTGGCGGGCTGGGCGGAGGGGCACGGCTTTGCGTACGAGGCGATGTCGGGGGTGATCGACTGGCACGACCGGCACCGCGAACCCCAGCCCCTGGTCTGCCTGGTGGCGGTCGACAATGTCCGTTCGCTGGTGCTGGCCGCCCGGCTCGGCTTTCATCCGTTCCGCGACGCGCTCTATCGGGGCCATCCGGTCGTGCTGCATCGACGAACCGCGCCCTTCCCCAACGGGGGGGAGCCCGGCTAA
- a CDS encoding MFS transporter, whose product MTPSFRLLARRRFLPLFATQFLGAFNDNLFKQAMILFATYSIYSDAKMEAAFNAIATGLFILPFFLLSALSGQLADSHDKAKIVRLVKTAEIAIMIVGSLGLMFASVPLMLAAVLAMGTHSTFFGPIKYAILPQHLEGDEVLGGTGLIEAGTYIAILAGTILAGFVDARLTALIVLAVAGIGWLTARTIPSAPPPGERLPLDLHVVRSSIRLVSATMHIPRLFLSICAISFFWMIGAVLVIEFPPLVKNVFTADKEVASLFLAIFSVGVAIGSVLINRLLNGQVSARFAPASVIAMAGFVLLMAFAASRWIPATGRDLYALGEFARHPGAPMVGAALLGVSITGGMFVVPLYAFLTTTVEADHTARTVAANNIVNSGAMVIGAGGAIGLAAAGVSIINALVCVAGMCLIAAAIAWKLHRACDEPLCAES is encoded by the coding sequence ATGACGCCGTCCTTCCGACTTCTCGCGAGGCGGCGCTTTCTGCCGCTCTTCGCGACTCAGTTTCTGGGTGCGTTCAACGACAATCTGTTCAAGCAGGCGATGATCCTGTTTGCGACCTACTCGATCTATTCGGATGCGAAGATGGAGGCGGCGTTCAACGCCATCGCCACCGGGCTGTTCATTCTGCCCTTCTTCCTGCTGTCCGCGCTGTCGGGCCAACTCGCCGACAGCCATGACAAGGCGAAGATCGTCCGGCTGGTGAAGACCGCCGAGATCGCTATCATGATCGTCGGATCGCTCGGGCTGATGTTCGCGTCGGTGCCATTGATGCTTGCGGCGGTGCTGGCGATGGGCACCCACTCGACCTTCTTCGGCCCGATCAAATACGCCATCCTGCCCCAGCATCTGGAGGGCGACGAGGTGCTGGGCGGCACCGGGCTGATCGAGGCGGGCACCTATATCGCCATTCTTGCCGGGACGATCCTGGCCGGCTTCGTCGATGCGCGCCTGACCGCGCTGATCGTGCTGGCGGTCGCCGGCATCGGCTGGCTGACCGCGCGCACGATCCCCTCCGCCCCACCGCCGGGCGAGCGACTGCCGCTCGATCTGCACGTCGTACGCTCGTCGATCCGGCTCGTTTCGGCGACGATGCACATCCCGCGCCTGTTCCTGTCGATCTGCGCGATCAGCTTCTTCTGGATGATCGGCGCGGTGCTGGTGATCGAGTTCCCGCCGCTGGTGAAGAACGTCTTCACCGCGGACAAGGAGGTGGCGAGCCTGTTCCTCGCAATCTTCTCGGTCGGCGTGGCGATCGGGTCGGTGCTCATCAACCGGCTGCTCAACGGCCAGGTGTCGGCACGCTTCGCGCCGGCCTCGGTGATCGCCATGGCGGGCTTCGTGCTGCTGATGGCATTCGCCGCGAGCCGCTGGATCCCCGCGACCGGTCGCGACCTCTATGCGCTCGGCGAGTTTGCGCGCCATCCCGGCGCACCGATGGTCGGCGCGGCATTGCTCGGCGTGTCGATCACCGGCGGCATGTTCGTGGTGCCGCTCTATGCCTTCCTGACGACGACGGTCGAGGCCGACCATACCGCCCGCACCGTGGCGGCAAACAATATCGTCAATTCGGGAGCGATGGTGATCGGTGCCGGCGGCGCGATCGGCCTGGCCGCCGCGGGCGTCTCGATCATCAACGCATTGGTCTGCGTCGCCGGCATGTGCCTGATCGCGGCGGCGATCGCGTGGAAGCTGCACCGCGCCTGCGACGAACCGCTGTGCGCGGAATCCTGA